One genomic segment of Planktothrix sp. FACHB-1365 includes these proteins:
- a CDS encoding STAS domain-containing protein, translated as MEWQELNGYVWLQPQTRLDSQGGLFLKEQLVNIPIEPHKIWVMNLATVDFMDSSGLGAVVTAVKFARSKGCRLVMCRPSATARLVFEITQLDRVFEIIENIEEIFSNSSISEELLSA; from the coding sequence ATGGAATGGCAAGAATTAAATGGGTATGTTTGGCTTCAGCCCCAAACTCGTCTTGACTCCCAAGGAGGTCTTTTTCTCAAAGAACAATTAGTTAATATTCCCATAGAACCCCACAAAATCTGGGTGATGAATCTGGCAACTGTAGATTTTATGGATAGTTCAGGTTTAGGAGCCGTTGTAACGGCCGTTAAATTTGCGCGCAGTAAAGGGTGTCGTTTGGTGATGTGTAGGCCATCTGCAACCGCCCGACTGGTTTTTGAAATCACACAACTCGATCGAGTCTTTGAAATTATCGAAAATATCGAGGAGATTTTTTCTAATTCTTCTATTTCTGAAGAATTATTGTCTGCTTAG